The sequence below is a genomic window from Haematobia irritans isolate KBUSLIRL chromosome 3, ASM5000362v1, whole genome shotgun sequence.
tttgtcaaaattgtatttctataggaaattttgtcaaattattatttctgcaaataaattttgtcaacattttatttctatagaaaattttgtcaagagaaagggaagcacgctcaaaataaacccagccaactgcattcaaatcgatgatttgacagtggcctaggaaaagagatatgtttgtttcgaatttatttcggcataagccggctatcaatgtaaagccttttttcggagggttcaagtgtggtttattgttgggtttaatgaattgcctgaatttattctgataattggttgatagttttgctgcaactagaggatgctgatgaggaatgtttatttctatggaaaaatttgtcaacattttatcactatagaaaattttgtcaaaaatttaattctatagaaaattttgtcaaaatttgattactgtagaaaagtttgtcaaaattttatttctatagaaaattttgccaaaatcttatttctatagaaaattttgtcaaaatttcatttctatagaaaactttgtcaaaattttatttctatagaaaattttgtcaaaatttcatttctttagaacactttgtcaaaatttttgttctatagaaaattttgtcaaaattgtatttctctagtaaattttgtcttaattttatttctatggaaaattttgtcaaatatttatttctttagaaaattttgtcaacatttaattttattttttattttgccgaaattgtatttctatagaaataaaattttgtcaattttttatttctaacaaaaattttgtcaaaattttatttctatagaaaagattgtcaaagttttatttcttaagaaaattttgtcaaaattttagttctatagaaaattttgtcaaaattttattactatagaaaagtttgtcaaaattttagtcctatagaaaattttgttaaatttttttttatagaaaattttgtccaaattttatttctataaacaattttgccaaaaattttatttctatagacaattttgtcaaaattttacttttgttagaaaattttgtaaaaactttatttctatagaaaattttgtccaactttcatttccatggaaaattttgtcaaaatgtatttctatagaaaattttgtccaactttcatttcaatagaaaattttgtcaaaattttatttctctagaatttttttttatttttttagaaaattttgtcaaaatcttatttccatagaaaatgttgtcaaaattttatttgtttaaaaaatttaaacaaaattttatttctttagaaaatgttgtctaaattttatttcattacaaaattatgtcaaaattttatttctatagaaaattttgtcaattttttttctatagaaaatgttgtcaaaatgttatttctgtagaaatttttgtctatagaaaattttatcaaaagtttatttctatggaaaaatttgtcaacattttatctctatggaaaattttgtcaaaattttaattctatagaaaagtttgtcaaaatttttttactatagaaaagtttgtcaaaattttatttctaaagaaaattttgtcaaaattttatttctatagaaaagtttgtcaaagttttatttctaacgaaaattttgtgaattttaatttctaacaaaaatttttacaaagttttatgcctttcgaaaattttgtcaaaattttatttctatcgaaaattttgtgaaaattttaagtgtacagaaaattttgccaaaatttttttgctataaaaaaattgtcaaaattttatttctatagaaaattttttcaaaattttatttatatagaaaattttgtcaaaattttattcctatagaaaattttgttaaaattttatttctatagaaaagtttgtcaaaatttaatttctaaagaaaattttgtcaaaattttatttctgtaaaaattttgtccaaattttatttctatagaaaattttttcaaaattttatttctatagaaaagtttgtcaaaatttcatttctaaagaaaatgttgtcaaaattttgcttctgtaaaaatgttgtcaaaattttatttctgtaaaaattttgtcaaaattttatttctgtaaaaattttgtcaaaattttatttctaaggtatCATATAGTCGGCCTTACCCGACTTTATCTTTTTCTTTCTTGTATTAAATTTGAgtcaaaacttatttttatttacaaacaaaaatcaaataattgaaCACACAAATATAAGTAAATCAAAATAATTCATATAATTGATAATCCTGTATATTTAAAGtagtttttgttgaaaaattaaataattaaaattatatatgtagttACTTACTTATATATAGTGATTGTACTGTTTAgtctatttatttttaattgtaattatcGAAGTGATTAACAGTGatttagaaataaacatttactCTTGTATTTAGAATTAGAGATTACAACAACCTATGTTAGtgatacaataaaatttataaaataaaacaaaataaaaaaaaataattttatttaatacattAATTTGAGATTTTCACTGTAGCAATTTAGCAGCAGtcattttgaattgaatattaGTTGTGGGTGTTGCTTTATTGGTTGCTTTCTCTTTTGCCGATTTTGCTGGTAGCTTATGTAGGTATGGGCTAAGGGGTTTCTTTTTTCTCTCTAgactgaatgaatgaatgaatgactgTCTGATTGACTGATTGAATGTCTGATGATTATGTAAAATAATTTAGCAGTGTACATTTCACTGTGGTACAATCCGGCAGTGATGTGAATAAGTAACATGATAGTTTATAATCGTAGATGAATTCACAGGTGGGGAAACTAAATGCATccatattagaaataaaaaaaaaaatattttaattagttGAATAGTTTTTAGATTTTTGTTAATGCCAAACTACCTTATTGTGAAAAACCAAGTACATTTAAAATGGCATAGAATTCCATATGGTTTCTTTAATTGTTCCTTTTTATTCACTAtggtattttgtaaattgtaacCATCATATCGGCGCCAGCAATGATTTAAGTCTCCTGCAATAgaagattttacaaaaaattaagttttcaattAAACCCACGGCAGA
It includes:
- the LOC142229278 gene encoding uncharacterized protein LOC142229278, producing the protein MAKLMTLIFVVCSAVLWYFLFFGGGISRFGRGGPNSGSSSSFGVEATNGHGSPLEGRDYHHSERGGHIKRDLNHCWRRYDGYNLQNTIVNKKEQLKKPYGILCHFKCTWFFTISFPTCEFIYDYKLSCYLFTSLPDCTTVKCTLLNYFT